Proteins encoded in a region of the Procambarus clarkii isolate CNS0578487 chromosome 42, FALCON_Pclarkii_2.0, whole genome shotgun sequence genome:
- the LOC138373525 gene encoding xylosyltransferase 2-like — MLEEFHLLLLDCSCFKDQFGALIVHSQSSLTKGRRIPVDGGSDWLCINRDFVEYVVNSQDQLVKGLKKSYSYSLLPAESFFHTALSNSRFCQSFMDNDLHVTNWKRKLGCKCQYKHIVDWCGCSPNDFIPGDWPKLEREVVDFTSLVSGTIGYFNGSNSYFSRKVKGPEVRCSATDREALAVVESVRILKVGSEFDVKEQVFRILGGALGPSSDITVVRRWSGGVTGDARVAGEDTVVSHNFDMRKPLLPGSWKVRVMIDNVVRASHSFFILPLQVVHGRQISVKEARALHRGPSGSYSDADLSNTCLLLSLGHHGNSSAQEVSASHSTLYGPQLSQWIDELVTRYSEPFKGCIPVKLQHIEFVNIDINGTFVNIE; from the exons ATGCTAGAAGAGTTCCATTTATTACTTTTAGACTGTAGCTGCTTCAAAGACCAATTTGGAGCATTAATTGTGCATTCTCAATCTTCACTTACAAAAggtagaa GAATTCCCGTAGATGGAGGGAGTGACTGGCTGTGTATCAATCGTGATTTTGTTGAATATGTAGTTAACAGTCAGGATCAGCTTGTGAAAGGCCTCAAGAAATCTTATTCCTATTCGCTGTTACCTGCCGAG TCATTCTTTCATACTGCCTTGAGCAACTCGCGATTCTGCCAGTCATTCATGGACAACGATCTCCATGTAACTAACTGGAAAAGGAAACTGGGTTGCAAGTGTCAGTACAAACACATTGTTGACTGGTGCGGATGCTCTCCCAATGACTTCATTCCAGGAGACTGGCCCAAGCTCGAG CGTGAAGTAGTTGACTTCACATCCCTCGTGTCTGGCACTATTGGGTATTTTAATGGCTCTAATT catatttcagcaggaaggttaagggtccggaggtccgctGTTCTGCAACAGATAGGGaggctttggctgtggtagaaagtgtcag GATTTTAAAGGTAGGGTCAGAATTTGATGTGAAAGAGCAAGTTTTTCGCATCTTGGGTGGAGCTCTGGGCCCCAGCAGTGATATAACTGTGGTTAGAAGATGGTCTGGAGGAGTAACAGGTGATGCCAGAGTTGCTGGAGAGGACACC GTAGTTTCCCACAACTTTGATATGCGTAAACCATTGCTTCCCGGGTCATGGAAGGTTAGAGTGATGATTGATAATGTTGTGAGAGCCTCACACTCGTTCTTCATACTGCCGCTGCAGGTCGTGCACGGCCGCCAAATATCAGTCAAAGAGGCCAG GGCACTACACAGAGGGCCATCGGGATCCTACAGTGATGCAGATCTCAGTAATACTTGCCTCCTCCTTAGTCTGGGACATCATGGCAACTCCTCAGCACAGGAAGTCTCTGCCTCTCACTCAACTTTATATGGTCCACAGCTGTCACAGTGGATCGATGAGCTAGTCACAAGGTACAGTGAGCCCTTTAAGGGATGCATTCCAGTAAAACTTCAGCACATTGAATTTGTGAATATTGACATAAATGGTACATTTGTGAACATTGAATGA
- the LOC138373524 gene encoding uncharacterized protein — MIETVKKCLRKTLHRQKIRFPELQTLIVEIEVRVNNCPLTYLSDDFSQREPLSPSHLIHGGLLSPLIPLAEEDPVDPSHVTRRDLVESYQHLSRVIKRWNEVWTREYHYGASNPYNRVQLKPGDLVLIDSDGPRSEWPIGKIVSIHPDHRDILRVVRLLCRGTTTLKTLEKLVPLELAERECSTKPTSPIASEDNNSDPPSTRPLRTAAQQCKRKLQTYYSSD, encoded by the coding sequence atgatagagactgtcaagaaatgtttaaggaagaccttgcatcgacagaaaattagattCCCTGAACTACAAACACTCATCGTAGAAATTGAGGTGCGAGTCAACAACTGCCCCTTAACTTACCTCTCAGAtgacttctcacagagagaacccctgagtccctcacatttaatacatggaggcctgctgagccctctgatacctttggcagaagaggatccaGTTGACCCTTCCCATGTGACTAGGCGTGATTTagtggaaagttaccaacatctctcgagagtaattaaaaggtggaatgaggtgtggactcgagagtaccactatggcgCTTCAAACCCCTATAATAGggttcaactcaaaccaggagatctagtgttgattgacagtgatggacccaggtcagaatggcctataggcaagaTTGTCTCTATTCACCCAGATCACCGagacatcctgagagtagtacgacttttgtgccgaggcactactactctaaaaacattagagaagttggtacctctcgaattagcagaacgagagtgttcaaCGAAACCAACTTCACCTATAgcttccgaggacaacaattctgatccaccaagCACACGCCCACTTAgaactgctgctcaacaatgcaagcggAAACTACAAACATATTATAGCTCTGATTGA